The following proteins are encoded in a genomic region of Saccharopolyspora antimicrobica:
- a CDS encoding M20/M25/M40 family metallo-hydrolase — MRDDIDEELLLHLLSIPTIGLLENSAGDPPPQLWAAQRAYASAAVDIGFRVVHHASPSPEVLTREDVPLTVRRAAEDPEFLAAQPSLLLRLGPELPRAATVMFNVHLDTVAGLEPVGRSRGRITGRGAIDAKGPAVALLSGIRDAVRREPAVGRDVAVLVQAVSGEEGGAMGTFGTRPLVEAGHVGRLNIFCEPTGMRYLPRSTASMTARVRVDGRGAIDDRPDAGHNATVLLGFLAQHLAAELDPRDRPGRLCVAGLHTGHLHNRVYGSGELLLNLSYGSREEGAAAEAALGEAVRGGLRRFTELFAGTREFARTAAEAIACTEVEWLKRGLPSLDNSDPWAEELLTRAGATRWPDDEPAFTCDAIWMAGQPDAYTAVLGPGSLDGNNAHAEGEYAELDELRDFAAAVSALITGFAEHHRDTAPRKGILDASA, encoded by the coding sequence ATGCGCGACGACATCGACGAGGAACTGCTGCTGCACCTGCTGTCCATCCCCACCATCGGCCTGCTGGAAAACTCGGCGGGCGATCCGCCACCACAGCTCTGGGCGGCGCAACGCGCCTACGCCAGCGCCGCGGTGGACATCGGGTTCCGAGTGGTGCACCACGCGAGCCCGAGCCCCGAGGTCCTGACACGCGAAGACGTGCCACTGACCGTGCGCCGCGCCGCCGAGGACCCGGAGTTCCTCGCTGCGCAGCCGAGCCTGCTGCTGCGGCTCGGTCCCGAACTGCCGCGTGCGGCCACCGTGATGTTCAACGTGCACCTGGACACCGTCGCCGGGCTGGAGCCCGTCGGCCGGAGCCGCGGACGGATCACCGGTCGCGGTGCGATCGATGCGAAAGGCCCGGCGGTGGCGCTGCTCTCCGGGATCCGGGACGCGGTGCGGCGCGAGCCGGCGGTGGGCCGTGACGTGGCTGTGCTCGTGCAGGCCGTGTCCGGCGAGGAGGGCGGTGCGATGGGCACCTTCGGCACGCGTCCGCTCGTCGAGGCCGGGCACGTCGGACGGCTGAACATCTTCTGCGAGCCGACCGGGATGCGCTACCTGCCGCGCAGCACCGCGTCGATGACCGCCCGCGTTCGGGTCGACGGCCGCGGTGCGATCGACGACCGGCCCGACGCCGGGCACAACGCCACGGTGCTGCTCGGCTTCCTCGCCCAGCACCTCGCCGCCGAACTCGACCCGCGGGACCGGCCCGGCAGGCTCTGCGTCGCGGGCCTGCACACCGGCCACCTGCACAACCGCGTCTACGGCAGCGGAGAACTACTGCTCAACCTCTCCTACGGCTCCCGGGAAGAAGGAGCCGCCGCCGAGGCGGCGTTGGGCGAAGCCGTTCGCGGTGGACTGCGGCGGTTCACCGAACTGTTCGCCGGGACCAGGGAGTTCGCGCGCACCGCGGCGGAGGCGATCGCCTGCACCGAGGTGGAATGGCTCAAGCGCGGCCTGCCGAGCCTGGACAACTCCGACCCGTGGGCCGAAGAACTGCTCACCCGCGCGGGCGCGACCCGCTGGCCCGACGACGAACCGGCCTTCACCTGCGACGCCATCTGGATGGCCGGGCAGCCCGACGCCTACACGGCGGTGCTGGGGCCCGGATCGCTGGACGGCAACAACGCGCACGCCGAGGGCGAGTACGCCGAGCTGGACGAGCTGCGGGACTTCGCCGCCGCCGTGTCCGCACTGATCACCGGATTTGCCGAGCACCACCGCGATACCGCTCCGAGAAAGGGGATTCTCGATGCCTCCGCATGA
- a CDS encoding Ldh family oxidoreductase, which translates to MPPHDARVRVPYDELHSFVTRLFTERGVPLERAITAAAALCHGDLCGFDSHGVFNLTRLYLRLFATDRVDPAAEPETTTDLGACAVVDARRALGLWSASEAMDDAVARAGRYGIGLVSVRGATHFGCAGFHAARAAMHGMVGIIASNCGGQRIARPPFGALTMLGTNPLSVAAPALPDRPFVLDMSTTVVPTGKIRTAASSGEAIPEGWLADDAGNPVTDPAEFDRRNAHLRWLGGTPDNGVHKGFGLGLVVEILSALLPGAAFGPSPDALRGDGGPHGRDDDIGYFVLAIAPDLLREPGRFDLDAQTMFSTLLDCPSTDQEVRYPGWWEAERAAERLRNGVPIREHVHRELLELGLSGRQPVAGR; encoded by the coding sequence ATGCCTCCGCATGACGCACGCGTCCGCGTGCCCTACGACGAGCTGCACTCGTTCGTCACCCGGCTGTTCACCGAACGAGGTGTGCCGCTGGAGCGCGCGATCACCGCGGCCGCCGCGCTCTGCCACGGCGATCTCTGCGGCTTCGACTCGCACGGCGTGTTCAACCTGACCCGCCTCTACCTGCGGTTGTTCGCCACCGACCGGGTCGATCCCGCCGCCGAGCCGGAGACCACGACCGACCTCGGGGCGTGCGCGGTCGTCGACGCGCGCCGGGCACTGGGCCTGTGGTCGGCCTCCGAAGCGATGGACGACGCCGTCGCGCGCGCCGGCCGGTACGGCATCGGCCTGGTGTCGGTCCGCGGCGCCACGCACTTCGGCTGCGCGGGCTTCCACGCGGCCCGCGCGGCCATGCACGGGATGGTCGGCATTATCGCGAGCAACTGCGGTGGTCAGCGCATCGCCCGCCCGCCGTTCGGGGCCCTGACGATGCTGGGCACCAACCCGCTCAGCGTCGCGGCCCCGGCACTGCCCGACCGCCCGTTCGTCCTCGACATGAGCACCACGGTGGTGCCCACCGGGAAGATCCGCACCGCGGCGAGCAGCGGCGAGGCGATCCCCGAGGGCTGGCTGGCCGACGACGCCGGCAACCCGGTGACCGATCCGGCCGAGTTCGACCGCCGCAACGCGCACCTGCGCTGGCTCGGCGGCACCCCGGACAACGGCGTCCACAAGGGCTTCGGCCTCGGGCTCGTCGTGGAGATCCTGTCCGCGCTGCTGCCCGGAGCGGCGTTCGGCCCCTCCCCCGACGCGCTCCGAGGCGATGGCGGGCCGCACGGACGGGACGACGACATCGGCTACTTCGTCCTGGCCATCGCCCCGGACCTGCTCCGCGAGCCCGGCCGGTTCGACCTCGACGCGCAGACGATGTTCAGCACCCTGCTCGACTGCCCGTCCACGGACCAGGAAGTCCGCTACCCCGGCTGGTGGGAGGCCGAGCGAGCCGCCGAACGGCTGCGCAACGGAGTCCCGATCCGCGAGCACGTCCACCGCGAACTCCTCGAACTGGGACTCAGCGGCCGCCAGCCGGTGGCCGGACGATGA
- a CDS encoding Gfo/Idh/MocA family protein: MSRRIGVVGLGAISKYYLHAIAELPGWELAAVCDVREAALAPHRGRTPCYQDHRTMLRESALDAVVVTVPNDVHAEVCSDALRRGIPVCVEKPLAVSLDDGHDLVRLSQAAGVPLFTAFHRRYNDNVLRLLEQARRRSDVIALRVRYLELIEEHIGGDTWYLDPERCGGGCVADNGPNAFDLVRLFLGEVEVARANIARDAAGTDRQATIELRSASGIPATVELDWSHPGETKDVEVLFADGTRLSADMLAGHEEFKSSLWHEYFGILDDFATTITTRPPTPTGGLAALQLVDATYRAELPEPALVAEETK; encoded by the coding sequence ATGAGCCGCCGGATCGGAGTAGTCGGCCTCGGCGCGATCTCGAAGTACTACCTGCACGCCATCGCCGAACTGCCCGGCTGGGAGCTCGCAGCGGTCTGCGACGTCCGCGAGGCCGCACTCGCACCGCACCGCGGCCGCACGCCGTGCTACCAGGACCACCGCACGATGCTGCGCGAATCCGCACTGGACGCCGTGGTGGTGACGGTGCCCAACGACGTGCACGCCGAAGTGTGTAGCGACGCGCTGCGCCGGGGAATCCCGGTGTGCGTGGAGAAACCGCTGGCCGTGTCGCTCGACGACGGCCACGACCTGGTGCGGCTGTCCCAGGCCGCGGGAGTTCCGCTGTTCACCGCGTTCCACCGCCGCTACAACGACAACGTGCTGCGCCTGCTCGAACAGGCCCGCCGCCGCAGCGACGTCATCGCGCTGCGAGTCCGCTACCTCGAACTCATCGAGGAGCACATCGGCGGCGACACGTGGTACCTGGACCCGGAGCGGTGCGGCGGCGGATGCGTGGCCGACAACGGTCCGAACGCGTTCGACCTGGTCCGGCTGTTCCTGGGCGAGGTCGAGGTGGCGCGCGCCAACATCGCGCGCGATGCGGCCGGCACCGACCGGCAAGCCACCATCGAGCTGCGCTCGGCATCCGGCATCCCGGCGACCGTCGAACTCGACTGGTCGCACCCGGGTGAGACCAAGGACGTCGAGGTCCTCTTCGCCGACGGAACCCGGCTCTCGGCCGACATGCTGGCCGGGCACGAGGAGTTCAAATCCTCGCTGTGGCACGAGTACTTCGGCATCCTCGACGACTTCGCCACGACCATCACCACGCGACCCCCGACCCCCACCGGCGGCCTCGCCGCCCTGCAACTGGTCGACGCGACCTACCGAGCAGAACTACCCGAACCAGCCCTTGTCGCGGAGGAGACGAAGTGA
- a CDS encoding DUF6917 domain-containing protein, with amino-acid sequence MNLAEDGPKRALTGTLVKVLVHRRDQRGMALEPHASRCVQRGEVHELVTTDHQDTEQGARIDRVGFLGFAEIGCAGVIDRGDEFWIGGQRVGTVLGFDACHFPNHYNILINTEVPVTGADLELQPEMPVAFTQALLPVGSCAGR; translated from the coding sequence GTGAACCTGGCAGAGGACGGCCCCAAGCGAGCGCTGACCGGAACACTGGTGAAGGTGCTGGTGCACCGCCGCGACCAGCGCGGCATGGCGCTCGAACCGCACGCCAGCCGCTGCGTGCAGCGCGGCGAGGTGCACGAGCTGGTGACCACCGACCACCAGGACACCGAGCAGGGGGCGCGGATCGACCGGGTCGGGTTCCTCGGCTTCGCCGAGATCGGCTGCGCCGGCGTGATCGATCGCGGCGACGAATTCTGGATCGGTGGCCAGCGCGTTGGGACCGTGCTCGGGTTCGACGCCTGTCACTTCCCGAACCACTACAACATCCTGATCAACACCGAGGTTCCCGTGACCGGTGCTGATCTGGAGCTGCAGCCGGAGATGCCGGTCGCCTTCACTCAGGCTCTGTTGCCGGTTGGGTCCTGCGCCGGGCGGTAG
- a CDS encoding HNH endonuclease signature motif containing protein, translating into MTPLMTTQDATPAAGAGAVVPALPAWDMPTPGGSWPPAVTSLTDAELASRIGEVERQIRQARMEQLRLIAEADRRRLHAARGVRSTQVWLKNLLNIDGQDATNRVRIAAATTAPNTGEATESTTDVAAGVAGPEVALPATGEALAEGVIGLEHARVISRCVSRLPEHAQHRAGEVERLLVENACRQCPRDLAKLADRVRYMLDADGAVADEQAQFESRELHYATARDGMLVIKARLDRETGAKFVTALRPLAAPRPESDGVKDPRTVGQRNADGLATLLDLVLDTDGMPRTGGQKPHLMVTIDYTDLKNQLPTTATTGTSGEIITAGGGAGMLEGTGQYLSPQTIRRIACDCEVLPMVLGGDSLPLDVGASQRTAPTHIRAALLARDGVCAFPECDRPAGTPQAHHIVHWVDGGPTSLDNMVMLCAHHHRTIHNHHWHIQLDHSRPVFTPPASVDPARTPRSGGRAQPATHRHALRSLNTPLEGGPPAAPPLASTR; encoded by the coding sequence ATGACACCGCTGATGACCACCCAGGACGCGACGCCCGCCGCTGGCGCGGGTGCGGTCGTGCCCGCCCTGCCCGCGTGGGACATGCCCACGCCGGGCGGGTCGTGGCCGCCCGCGGTGACCTCCCTGACCGATGCAGAACTCGCCTCCCGGATCGGCGAGGTGGAACGACAGATCCGCCAGGCCCGGATGGAGCAGCTGCGGTTGATCGCCGAAGCCGACCGCCGCCGCCTGCACGCTGCTCGTGGTGTGCGCTCCACGCAGGTGTGGCTGAAGAACCTGCTCAACATCGACGGCCAGGACGCCACGAACCGTGTCCGTATCGCCGCCGCCACCACCGCGCCGAACACCGGTGAGGCCACCGAGTCCACCACTGACGTCGCTGCTGGTGTCGCTGGGCCGGAGGTTGCGCTCCCGGCGACCGGGGAGGCATTGGCCGAGGGTGTGATCGGTCTGGAGCATGCGCGGGTGATCTCCCGCTGTGTGTCCCGGCTGCCTGAGCACGCCCAGCACCGTGCCGGTGAGGTGGAACGGTTGTTGGTGGAGAACGCCTGCCGTCAGTGCCCCCGTGATCTGGCCAAGCTGGCCGACCGGGTGCGCTACATGCTCGACGCCGACGGTGCCGTCGCGGACGAGCAGGCCCAGTTCGAGTCCCGGGAACTGCACTACGCGACCGCTCGTGACGGGATGCTGGTGATCAAGGCCCGGCTGGACCGCGAGACCGGGGCGAAGTTCGTTACCGCCCTGCGCCCGCTGGCGGCGCCGCGCCCGGAGTCCGACGGGGTCAAGGACCCGCGTACGGTCGGGCAGCGCAACGCCGACGGCCTGGCCACCCTGCTCGACCTGGTGCTCGACACCGACGGGATGCCCCGGACGGGTGGGCAGAAGCCGCACCTGATGGTCACCATCGACTACACGGACCTGAAAAACCAGCTCCCCACCACCGCCACTACCGGCACCAGCGGCGAGATCATCACCGCTGGTGGTGGGGCGGGGATGCTGGAAGGCACCGGCCAGTACCTCAGCCCGCAGACCATCCGCAGGATCGCTTGTGACTGCGAGGTCCTGCCCATGGTCCTCGGCGGCGACAGCCTTCCTTTGGATGTGGGGGCGTCGCAGCGGACCGCCCCGACCCACATCCGTGCTGCGTTGCTGGCCCGGGATGGCGTCTGCGCGTTCCCGGAGTGTGATCGCCCGGCGGGGACGCCGCAGGCCCATCACATCGTGCACTGGGTCGACGGCGGCCCCACCAGCCTCGACAACATGGTGATGTTGTGTGCCCACCACCATCGCACCATCCACAACCACCACTGGCACATCCAACTCGACCACAGCCGACCGGTATTCACACCACCGGCGAGTGTCGATCCGGCACGCACGCCCAGGTCTGGCGGGAGAGCTCAACCTGCCACGCATCGCCACGCCCTCCGTTCTCTGAACACACCACTGGAGGGCGGGCCGCCAGCGGCTCCACCGTTGGCGAGTACACGATGA
- a CDS encoding EF-hand domain-containing protein has product MANAIATERLRKRFAKWDADGSGSLERSDFVQEAAEIAQAFGKSATSPQARALTDAFTSMFEQVAKGAGSLSEEQFIAAAGPLVEAGAESKFDQVLGPVVKGVVGLCDQNNDGQINGEEFATWLIAVGVDESKTATLFEQVDKDGNGELSVDELLTVVRDFHYGKSDVELLG; this is encoded by the coding sequence ATGGCCAATGCCATCGCCACCGAGCGGCTGCGCAAGCGCTTCGCCAAGTGGGACGCCGACGGCAGCGGAAGCCTGGAGCGGTCCGACTTCGTGCAGGAGGCTGCGGAGATCGCTCAGGCGTTCGGCAAGAGCGCGACCAGCCCGCAGGCCCGCGCGCTGACCGACGCGTTCACCTCGATGTTCGAGCAGGTCGCCAAGGGCGCCGGCTCGCTGAGCGAGGAGCAGTTCATCGCGGCGGCCGGCCCGCTCGTCGAGGCTGGTGCCGAGAGCAAGTTCGACCAGGTGCTCGGCCCGGTCGTGAAGGGCGTCGTCGGTCTCTGCGACCAGAACAACGACGGCCAGATCAACGGCGAGGAGTTCGCGACCTGGCTGATCGCGGTCGGTGTGGACGAGTCGAAGACCGCCACGCTGTTCGAGCAGGTCGACAAGGACGGCAACGGTGAGCTGTCCGTCGACGAGCTGCTGACCGTCGTGCGTGACTTCCACTACGGCAAGTCCGACGTCGAGCTGCTCGGCTGA
- a CDS encoding nucleotide sugar dehydrogenase has product MSLDLVVVGLGYVGLPLAVRAAEAGLATAGLDISDAVVEGLNAGRSHVGDVSREAVAELLASGFRAGTDPAVIGTADTVVICVPTGLSDDGEPDLAAVRSAACAVADHLRPGMLVVLESTSYPGTTEETVLPLLEERSGLAVGSDFHLVFSPERIDPGNAAFGVRNTPKVVGGVTPLCAKYGATFYGRFVDSVVVARGTREAELAKLLENTYRYVNIALVNEVSQFCDQVNIDVWDVLRCAGTKPFGYVPFDPGPGVGGHCIPIDPLYLASKAREEGFTFDVLSAAREVNDRMPRHIVDRAEELLREKPIRGSRVLLLGVTYKRDVADTRESPAFPVARELCERGAEVLFHDPHVKSFTVDGAPMAKVDDVESAFASADLAILLQAHAEYNTGMLSRAACPLLDTRGVIAGEQAARM; this is encoded by the coding sequence TTGTCGCTTGATCTCGTCGTCGTAGGACTCGGCTACGTCGGGCTGCCGCTGGCGGTCCGGGCGGCCGAGGCCGGTCTGGCCACGGCCGGGCTCGACATCTCCGATGCGGTGGTGGAGGGGCTCAACGCCGGTCGCTCGCACGTCGGGGACGTCTCCCGAGAGGCGGTCGCCGAGCTCCTCGCGAGCGGGTTCCGGGCGGGTACCGACCCTGCGGTGATCGGCACTGCGGACACCGTGGTGATCTGCGTGCCCACCGGGTTGTCCGACGATGGGGAGCCCGATCTCGCGGCGGTGCGCTCGGCGGCGTGCGCGGTGGCCGATCACCTGCGGCCGGGAATGCTGGTGGTGCTGGAATCCACCTCGTACCCGGGTACCACGGAGGAGACGGTCCTGCCGTTGCTGGAGGAGCGCAGCGGACTGGCGGTGGGTTCCGATTTCCACCTGGTGTTCTCACCGGAGCGGATCGATCCCGGCAACGCTGCCTTCGGGGTGCGCAACACGCCGAAGGTCGTCGGCGGGGTCACGCCGCTGTGCGCGAAGTACGGCGCGACGTTCTACGGCCGGTTCGTGGATTCGGTGGTGGTGGCGCGCGGTACCCGGGAGGCGGAGCTGGCGAAGCTGCTGGAGAACACCTACCGCTACGTCAACATCGCACTGGTCAACGAGGTTTCGCAGTTCTGCGATCAGGTGAACATCGACGTGTGGGACGTGTTGCGCTGTGCGGGGACCAAGCCGTTCGGCTACGTTCCCTTCGACCCGGGGCCCGGCGTCGGCGGGCACTGCATCCCGATCGACCCGCTGTACCTGGCGAGCAAGGCCCGCGAGGAGGGCTTCACCTTCGACGTGCTGAGCGCGGCGCGCGAGGTGAACGACCGGATGCCGCGACACATCGTCGACCGGGCCGAGGAACTGCTGCGGGAGAAGCCGATCCGCGGTTCCCGGGTGCTGCTGCTCGGAGTGACCTACAAGCGCGACGTCGCCGACACCCGGGAGTCCCCGGCGTTCCCGGTGGCACGCGAGCTGTGCGAGCGGGGTGCGGAGGTGCTGTTCCACGACCCGCACGTGAAGTCGTTCACCGTGGACGGTGCTCCGATGGCCAAAGTGGACGATGTCGAATCCGCCTTCGCCTCGGCGGACCTGGCGATCCTGTTACAGGCGCACGCGGAGTACAACACCGGAATGCTGTCTAGGGCCGCGTGCCCGTTGCTGGATACCCGCGGCGTGATCGCGGGTGAGCAAGCGGCTCGGATGTGA